In Halobaculum magnesiiphilum, the following proteins share a genomic window:
- a CDS encoding succinate dehydrogenase hydrophobic membrane anchor subunit → MAERYSSFETGGRRWLWQRITAAFLVVVLAFHFFLLHFVNHADEVTFLASSARMTDLTYYSLMVLFLVTATFHGVNGVYNALENQGLTGTKKQVVKYTLIAASLVLVVQGIRTANAWAGLPTF, encoded by the coding sequence ATGGCCGAGCGCTACTCCTCGTTCGAGACGGGCGGGCGCCGGTGGCTGTGGCAGCGCATCACCGCCGCGTTCCTCGTGGTGGTGCTCGCGTTCCACTTCTTCCTGCTCCACTTCGTCAACCACGCCGACGAGGTGACGTTCCTTGCCTCGAGCGCCCGGATGACGGACCTCACCTACTACTCGCTGATGGTGCTGTTCCTCGTCACGGCGACGTTCCACGGCGTCAACGGCGTCTACAACGCCTTGGAGAACCAGGGGCTGACCGGCACGAAGAAGCAGGTCGTCAAGTACACGCTGATCGCGGCGAGCCTGGTGCTCGTCGTGCAGGGGATCCGCACCGCGAACGCCTGGGCGGGGCTCCCCACCTTCTGA
- a CDS encoding MarR family transcriptional regulator, producing MATTHADAVEEQSNTETPMTRLPDGVSSPRAKLVYLYLATHGAVCEDDLCDGLSMKRISLYAILKTLREAGHVEKADGRYALA from the coding sequence ATGGCTACGACGCACGCGGATGCGGTCGAGGAGCAGTCGAACACAGAGACGCCGATGACACGGCTTCCGGACGGGGTCTCCTCGCCCCGGGCGAAGCTGGTGTATCTGTACCTGGCGACCCACGGCGCCGTCTGTGAGGACGACCTCTGTGACGGGCTCTCGATGAAACGGATCTCGCTGTACGCCATTCTGAAGACGCTGCGTGAGGCGGGTCACGTCGAGAAGGCCGACGGTCGCTACGCGCTGGCGTAG
- a CDS encoding DUF5786 family protein: protein MGFGSYDESEQERQQNDGGDAGDGSTVDAHENEHEGEASFEAGASTDDLVSQLQTMKDDGDDDADDE from the coding sequence ATGGGCTTCGGGAGCTACGATGAATCCGAGCAGGAGCGTCAACAGAACGACGGCGGCGACGCGGGCGACGGTTCGACCGTCGACGCCCACGAGAACGAACACGAGGGCGAGGCGAGCTTCGAGGCGGGCGCCTCCACCGACGACCTGGTCTCACAGCTCCAGACGATGAAGGACGACGGCGACGACGACGCCGACGACGAGTAA
- a CDS encoding succinylglutamate desuccinylase/aspartoacylase family protein, with protein sequence MTDADAFTYNGGRVDPGERQNIRFVVSETYLGDPVRIPVTIINGERPGATAFLSAAAHGDELNGIEVVREVAHEWDLSELWGTLICLPVLNVPGFLAQQRYLPVYDRDLNRSFPGSSDSTSAKRMAARIYTNFIEPCDFGLDFHTSTRGRTNMIHARADMGDSDAARLARAYGTNVIIDSEGASGMLRTEAVTDGIAAITVEMGEAHRFQRALIDEALSGVRSVFAEYGMLEAEQVRWPGWRTVITEEREKTWLRADAGGMVDMHFERGSLVHEGDTVCTITNPFKDDNVAVEAPFTGLLVGILENPVVYPGNPLCHLVELDERTRRVVELDQSPSGTVA encoded by the coding sequence ATGACCGACGCCGACGCCTTCACGTACAACGGGGGCCGGGTGGACCCGGGGGAGCGACAGAACATCCGGTTCGTGGTGTCGGAGACGTACCTCGGCGACCCGGTTCGGATCCCGGTGACGATCATCAACGGCGAGCGGCCGGGGGCGACGGCGTTCCTCTCGGCGGCAGCCCACGGCGACGAGCTCAACGGCATCGAGGTCGTCAGGGAGGTCGCCCACGAGTGGGACCTCTCGGAGCTGTGGGGGACGCTCATCTGCCTACCCGTGTTGAACGTCCCCGGGTTCCTCGCCCAACAGCGCTACCTTCCGGTGTACGATCGGGACCTGAACCGCTCGTTCCCCGGCTCGTCAGACTCGACGAGCGCCAAGCGGATGGCCGCGCGCATCTACACGAACTTCATCGAGCCGTGCGACTTCGGCCTCGACTTCCACACGTCGACGCGGGGGCGGACGAACATGATCCACGCCCGCGCAGACATGGGCGATTCCGACGCCGCCCGCCTCGCCCGCGCGTACGGGACGAACGTCATCATCGACAGCGAGGGCGCCTCCGGGATGTTACGGACGGAGGCGGTGACCGACGGCATTGCGGCGATCACCGTCGAGATGGGCGAGGCACACCGCTTCCAGCGGGCGCTCATCGACGAGGCGCTCTCCGGGGTTCGATCCGTGTTCGCCGAGTACGGCATGCTCGAGGCCGAGCAGGTTCGCTGGCCCGGCTGGCGGACCGTGATCACCGAGGAACGCGAGAAGACGTGGCTCCGGGCCGACGCCGGCGGGATGGTCGACATGCACTTCGAACGAGGGTCGCTGGTCCACGAGGGCGACACGGTCTGTACCATCACGAACCCGTTCAAGGACGACAACGTCGCCGTCGAGGCGCCCTTCACCGGACTCCTCGTCGGGATCCTCGAGAACCCGGTCGTGTACCCCGGGAACCCGCTGTGTCACCTCGTCGAACTCGACGAGCGAACCCGGCGGGTGGTCGAACTCGACCAGAGTCCGTCCGGGACGGTGGCGTAA
- a CDS encoding succinate dehydrogenase/fumarate reductase iron-sulfur subunit, which yields MSTQVPETETETETEAETEVEHDEPLAPAQEERMRKKAEARADREERARREAAERAEGDDDTYHLKVFRFDPEVEGKQEPRFDDFHVPYEKGMTVLDALIYARDTFDSSLTFRHSCRQAICGSDALFVNGRQRLGCKTQLSDLDQPVRVEPLPHAEVEKDLVVDMDHFYDQMEAVEPYFDADELPDGELEEQRQTRENREKVKMSTRCIWCGACMSSCNIAAGTNEYLGPAAINKAYRFAMDEREGEDRKQHRLNILEQENGVWRCQTQFSCTEVCPKDIPLTEHIQELKREAVKSNLKFW from the coding sequence ATGAGCACGCAAGTTCCAGAGACGGAGACGGAAACGGAGACCGAGGCAGAGACCGAGGTCGAGCACGACGAGCCGCTCGCCCCCGCACAGGAGGAGCGGATGCGCAAGAAGGCGGAGGCCCGCGCCGACCGCGAGGAACGCGCCCGGCGGGAGGCCGCCGAGCGCGCCGAGGGCGACGACGACACCTACCACCTGAAGGTGTTCCGATTCGACCCCGAGGTCGAGGGGAAGCAGGAACCCCGCTTCGACGACTTCCACGTCCCCTACGAGAAGGGGATGACCGTCCTCGACGCGCTCATCTACGCCCGGGACACGTTCGATTCCTCGCTCACGTTTCGGCACTCCTGCCGGCAGGCGATCTGCGGGTCGGACGCGCTGTTCGTCAACGGCCGCCAGCGCCTCGGCTGCAAGACGCAGCTGTCGGACCTAGACCAGCCGGTTCGCGTCGAGCCGCTCCCGCACGCGGAGGTCGAGAAGGACCTGGTCGTCGACATGGACCACTTCTACGACCAGATGGAGGCGGTCGAGCCGTACTTCGACGCCGACGAACTCCCCGACGGCGAGCTCGAGGAGCAGCGCCAGACACGGGAGAACCGCGAGAAGGTGAAGATGTCCACGCGGTGTATCTGGTGTGGCGCATGCATGTCCTCGTGCAACATCGCCGCGGGCACCAACGAGTACCTCGGCCCCGCCGCGATCAACAAGGCGTACCGTTTCGCGATGGACGAGCGCGAGGGGGAGGACCGCAAGCAGCACCGGCTCAACATCCTCGAGCAGGAGAACGGCGTCTGGCGGTGTCAGACCCAGTTCTCGTGCACCGAGGTGTGCCCGAAGGACATCCCGCTGACCGAGCACATCCAGGAGCTCAAGCGGGAGGCCGTCAAGAGCAACCTGAAGTTCTGGTAG
- a CDS encoding FAD-binding protein gives MYEHDVIVVGAGGAGLRAAIAAQEEGADVAIVSKLHPVRSHTGAAEGGINAALREGDSWEDHAYDTMKGSDYLGDAPAIETLCKDSPKEVIQLEHWGMAFSREEDGRVSQRPFGGLSFPRTTYAGAETGHQLLHTMYEQLVKRGITVYDEWYVSDLAVTDEERPEDRTCHGVVAYDIQSGELSGFRATEGVILATGGLGQVFDHTTNAVANTGDGVAMAYRAGVPIEDMEFIQFHPTSLPSTGVLISEGVRGEGGILYNAEGERFMFEYGYASNDGELASRDVVARAELSEVNEGRGIDDEYVHLDMRHLGEERIIDRLENILHLAKDFEGVDGLEEPMPVKPGQHYAMGGIETDENGETCVGGLYAAGECACASVHGSNRLGGNALPELIVFGKRAGAHAAGKDLGTAEIETGQRGEYEVGEVDTPVQPGEVEPAGGESDAVADGGVAAETGSGDGHDIVERAVTRERERVQSLMEKDEGVQHAEIRSDVQESMTRYVNVFREEEGLKRALEDIAEARERYRDVFVKDPSRTFNTDLIQTLETRNILDLAEAITLGALARDEFRGAHWRAEHQERRDDEWLKHTMLSWNDGSPELWYRPVILEGEDKEYEPKIRSY, from the coding sequence ATGTACGAACACGACGTCATCGTGGTCGGTGCCGGCGGCGCGGGACTCCGCGCTGCCATCGCCGCCCAGGAGGAAGGCGCGGACGTGGCCATCGTCTCGAAGCTCCACCCGGTGCGCAGTCACACCGGGGCCGCGGAGGGCGGCATCAACGCGGCCCTGCGCGAGGGGGACTCGTGGGAGGACCACGCCTACGACACGATGAAGGGGTCGGACTACCTCGGCGACGCCCCCGCCATCGAGACGCTCTGCAAGGACTCCCCGAAAGAGGTCATCCAGCTCGAACACTGGGGGATGGCGTTCTCCCGCGAGGAGGACGGCCGCGTCTCCCAGCGGCCGTTCGGCGGCCTCTCGTTCCCGCGAACGACGTACGCGGGCGCCGAGACCGGGCACCAGCTGCTCCATACGATGTACGAGCAGCTCGTCAAGCGAGGCATCACCGTCTACGACGAGTGGTACGTCTCGGATCTCGCCGTCACCGACGAGGAGCGCCCCGAGGACCGCACCTGTCACGGCGTCGTCGCCTACGACATTCAAAGCGGCGAGCTGTCGGGCTTCCGCGCGACGGAGGGCGTCATCCTCGCGACCGGCGGGCTCGGCCAGGTGTTCGATCACACCACTAACGCGGTCGCCAACACCGGCGACGGCGTGGCGATGGCCTACCGCGCGGGCGTCCCCATCGAGGACATGGAGTTCATCCAGTTCCACCCGACGAGCCTGCCCAGCACGGGCGTGCTCATCTCCGAGGGCGTCCGCGGCGAGGGCGGCATCCTCTACAACGCCGAGGGCGAGCGCTTCATGTTCGAGTACGGCTACGCCAGCAACGACGGGGAGCTGGCCTCCCGCGACGTCGTCGCCCGCGCGGAGCTGAGCGAGGTGAACGAGGGCCGCGGCATCGACGACGAGTACGTCCACCTCGACATGCGCCACCTCGGCGAGGAGCGCATCATCGACCGTCTGGAGAACATCCTCCACCTCGCGAAGGACTTCGAGGGCGTCGACGGGCTGGAGGAGCCGATGCCCGTCAAGCCCGGCCAGCACTACGCGATGGGCGGCATCGAGACCGACGAGAACGGCGAGACGTGCGTCGGCGGGCTCTACGCGGCCGGCGAGTGTGCCTGCGCCTCGGTCCACGGTTCGAACCGCCTCGGCGGCAACGCGCTGCCCGAACTCATCGTCTTCGGCAAGCGTGCGGGCGCCCACGCCGCGGGCAAGGACCTCGGCACCGCCGAGATCGAGACGGGCCAGCGCGGCGAGTACGAGGTCGGCGAGGTCGACACCCCCGTCCAGCCCGGCGAGGTCGAGCCCGCGGGCGGCGAGAGCGACGCGGTCGCCGACGGCGGTGTCGCCGCCGAGACCGGCTCCGGCGACGGCCACGACATCGTCGAGCGGGCGGTCACCCGCGAGCGCGAGCGCGTGCAGTCGCTCATGGAGAAGGACGAGGGCGTCCAGCACGCGGAGATCCGTTCGGACGTGCAGGAGTCGATGACCCGGTACGTGAACGTCTTCCGCGAGGAGGAGGGCCTCAAGCGGGCGCTCGAGGACATCGCGGAGGCGCGCGAGCGCTACCGGGACGTGTTCGTGAAGGACCCCTCGCGCACGTTCAACACCGACCTCATCCAGACGCTGGAGACGCGCAACATCCTCGATCTGGCGGAGGCGATCACCCTCGGTGCGCTCGCGCGCGACGAGTTCCGCGGCGCCCACTGGCGCGCGGAGCACCAGGAGCGCAGGGACGACGAGTGGCTCAAGCACACGATGCTGTCGTGGAACGACGGCTCGCCGGAACTGTGGTACAGGCCGGTCATCCTCGAGGGCGAGGACAAGGAGTACGAGCCGAAGATCCGCTCGTACTGA
- a CDS encoding VOC family protein gives MDPTISIVTLGVDDLAAAVEFYEDGLGLPKHDSEGEIAFFELSGTWLALYPPEALAADVGVDPAGSGFAGVTLAHNVDGEARVDEVLAEAERAGATMVKPATHADWGGYSGYFADPDGNLWEVAYAPDFSPGP, from the coding sequence ATGGACCCTACGATCAGCATCGTCACGCTCGGCGTCGACGACCTCGCGGCCGCCGTCGAGTTCTACGAGGACGGCCTCGGGCTCCCGAAACACGACTCCGAGGGCGAGATCGCGTTCTTCGAACTGTCAGGAACGTGGCTGGCGCTGTACCCGCCCGAGGCGCTCGCGGCCGACGTCGGGGTCGACCCGGCGGGCTCGGGGTTCGCCGGCGTCACGCTCGCGCACAACGTCGACGGCGAGGCGCGCGTCGACGAGGTGCTCGCGGAGGCCGAACGCGCCGGCGCGACGATGGTGAAGCCGGCGACACACGCCGACTGGGGCGGCTACTCGGGCTACTTCGCCGACCCGGACGGGAACCTGTGGGAGGTCGCGTACGCGCCCGACTTCTCGCCGGGACCGTGA
- the sdhC gene encoding succinate dehydrogenase, cytochrome b556 subunit, with amino-acid sequence MSQSYDRGLVEDFGRWREFSAGMWAWVFHKFTGWVLVGYLFTHIAVLSTAISAAGQTQRIAAENDVYTMVIQNLESLLVVRILEVGLLAVAVFHILNGCRLLLVDLGIGLESQDKSFYASLVLTGAIVVASVPTFLSGVFG; translated from the coding sequence ATGAGCCAGTCGTATGACAGGGGCCTCGTCGAGGACTTCGGTCGGTGGCGGGAGTTCTCGGCGGGGATGTGGGCCTGGGTGTTCCACAAGTTCACGGGCTGGGTGCTCGTGGGCTACCTGTTCACCCATATCGCCGTGCTGAGTACCGCCATCTCCGCGGCCGGGCAGACGCAGCGGATCGCAGCCGAGAACGACGTGTACACGATGGTCATCCAGAACCTCGAGAGCCTGCTGGTCGTCCGCATCCTCGAGGTCGGGCTGCTCGCGGTGGCCGTCTTCCACATCCTCAACGGCTGCCGGCTGCTGCTGGTCGATCTCGGGATCGGGCTGGAGAGCCAGGACAAGAGCTTCTACGCGTCGCTGGTGCTGACGGGCGCCATCGTCGTGGCGTCGGTGCCGACGTTCCTCTCGGGGGTGTTCGGCTGA
- a CDS encoding ABC transporter ATP-binding protein has translation MSGESGGERSEPPARAGSSAGREQSERPEKSSGEQSDPRDSEATREDEQRESSDEAESEATREGATATEEPPADTDATEDPADADGSTGATRAAAATHPEDSLLRVRDLDAGYGDLQILTDVDLDVGDGEYVTIVGPNGAGKSTVMKSVFGLTSYMGGTIEFADEPIHGLQPDEIIHEGIGYVPQNDNIFESLTVRENLEMGAYILDEVPEEQIEVIYDRFPILRERSDQRAGTMSGGQRQMLAMGRALMLDPDLLLLDEPSAGLAPDLVQEMFDRIDRINDDGTAVLMVEQNAKQALRRCDRGYVLVNGENAYVDSGEALLNDEQVRKDFLGG, from the coding sequence ATGAGTGGCGAGAGCGGGGGCGAGCGCAGCGAGCCCCCGGCCCGAGCGGGGAGCAGTGCGGGGCGCGAGCAAAGCGAGCGCCCCGAGAAGTCGAGCGGGGAGCAAAGCGACCCGCGAGACAGCGAAGCGACCCGCGAGGACGAGCAGCGCGAGTCCTCGGATGAAGCCGAGAGCGAAGCGACCCGGGAGGGCGCGACGGCGACCGAAGAGCCGCCGGCGGATACCGATGCGACAGAGGACCCGGCCGACGCCGACGGGTCGACGGGCGCAACCCGCGCGGCCGCGGCGACGCACCCGGAGGACAGTCTGCTCCGGGTTCGGGACCTCGACGCCGGCTACGGCGACCTCCAGATCCTCACCGACGTGGACCTGGACGTGGGCGACGGCGAGTACGTCACCATCGTCGGCCCGAACGGGGCCGGCAAGTCGACCGTGATGAAGTCCGTGTTCGGGCTGACCAGCTACATGGGCGGCACCATCGAGTTCGCCGACGAGCCGATCCACGGCCTCCAGCCCGACGAGATCATCCACGAGGGGATCGGCTACGTCCCGCAGAACGACAACATCTTCGAGAGCCTCACGGTGCGCGAGAACCTCGAGATGGGCGCGTACATCCTCGACGAGGTGCCGGAGGAGCAGATCGAGGTCATCTACGACCGCTTCCCGATCCTCCGGGAGCGCTCGGACCAGCGCGCGGGCACGATGTCGGGCGGCCAGCGACAGATGCTCGCGATGGGTCGCGCGCTCATGCTCGACCCCGACCTCCTGTTACTCGACGAGCCAAGCGCCGGGCTCGCGCCCGATCTGGTGCAGGAGATGTTCGACCGCATCGACCGCATCAACGACGACGGCACCGCGGTCCTCATGGTCGAGCAGAACGCCAAGCAGGCGCTGCGCCGCTGTGACCGCGGCTACGTGCTCGTCAACGGCGAGAACGCCTACGTCGACTCCGGCGAGGCGCTGTTGAACGACGAGCAGGTCCGCAAGGACTTCCTCGGCGGCTGA
- a CDS encoding DNA-3-methyladenine glycosylase family protein — protein MPVDADADAFDELDPSDREALSALRDDDLLGPVIDRHGPLTIEPAADPFERLVVSILRQQVSMASAKATRERLFDAVEVTPAGLLAAEEATLKDAGLSRQKTRYVRNVAEAFADNDWDHEAFAAMSDDEVRQELTAITGVGEWTANMQLLFTLGRPDVFPVGDLGIRKGMEELYGREMSRGEMVEAAERWAPYRSYASLYLWRAKEDIAAGVDEVVGDE, from the coding sequence ATGCCAGTGGATGCGGACGCCGACGCGTTCGACGAGCTCGACCCGAGCGACCGCGAGGCGCTCTCGGCGCTGCGCGACGACGACCTGCTCGGTCCGGTGATCGACCGACACGGACCGCTCACGATCGAACCCGCCGCCGATCCGTTCGAGCGACTCGTCGTGTCGATCCTCCGCCAGCAGGTGTCGATGGCGTCCGCGAAGGCGACGCGCGAGCGCCTGTTCGACGCCGTCGAGGTGACGCCCGCGGGCCTGCTCGCGGCCGAGGAGGCGACGCTGAAGGACGCGGGGCTTTCCCGACAGAAGACGCGGTACGTGCGCAACGTCGCCGAGGCGTTCGCCGACAACGACTGGGACCACGAGGCGTTCGCCGCGATGAGCGACGACGAGGTCCGCCAGGAGTTGACCGCGATCACCGGCGTCGGCGAGTGGACCGCGAACATGCAGTTATTATTCACCCTCGGTCGTCCGGACGTGTTCCCCGTCGGCGACCTCGGGATCCGGAAGGGGATGGAGGAGCTGTACGGCCGGGAGATGAGCCGCGGGGAGATGGTCGAGGCGGCCGAGCGGTGGGCGCCGTACCGCAGCTACGCGTCGCTGTACCTGTGGCGCGCGAAGGAGGACATCGCCGCCGGCGTCGACGAGGTCGTCGGCGACGAGTAG
- a CDS encoding RimK family alpha-L-glutamate ligase, giving the protein MSGDPVRVGVLSLHTSKETKAICNAIEALGHEPVWLRRENAAVSIEDGEVTIEPEVDVIANRMLLSNIEQPAEGLGLAHTFGRARPVLNDPSAVLTAMHKFASAVALAEAGVRVPDALLALSNDRLNEGRARFGEEGVYKTAIGTHGGGTWKIPLDEPVNPMVGNRQAFLQDLIDRDDARHHDTRVYVVGGEVVAAMNRYAPEGDWRTNVALGGDVEDATETLDEEVREMALDATETIGLDYAGVDLVQGYDGWYVLEVNPTAGFKGLFKASGRSPAPHIARLAIERGGGAVDDDSVAELSAVLDDSTPSCMPPQRRINDGQTTLIGYIEEVHVAGTQGSTQAFAKSDTGATRSSIDTKLAAEIGAGPIKSMTRIKSGSVKSGKARPVVDLVVGIGGEQHTVTASVEDRSHMEYPVLLGRDILQHYRVDVQRRADEGRDPESDEEEEEGSEE; this is encoded by the coding sequence ATGAGTGGAGATCCGGTACGCGTCGGCGTACTCTCGCTGCACACGAGCAAGGAGACGAAGGCGATCTGTAACGCGATCGAGGCGCTCGGTCACGAGCCCGTGTGGCTCCGTCGCGAAAACGCGGCCGTCAGCATCGAGGACGGCGAGGTCACGATCGAGCCGGAGGTCGACGTGATCGCCAACCGGATGCTGCTGTCGAACATCGAACAGCCGGCCGAGGGGCTCGGCCTCGCCCACACGTTCGGCCGCGCGCGACCGGTCCTCAACGACCCGTCGGCGGTGCTCACGGCGATGCACAAGTTCGCCTCCGCCGTCGCGCTCGCTGAGGCCGGCGTCCGCGTTCCGGACGCGCTGCTGGCGCTGTCGAACGACCGCCTCAACGAGGGCCGCGCCCGCTTCGGCGAGGAGGGCGTGTACAAGACCGCGATCGGCACCCACGGCGGCGGCACCTGGAAGATCCCCCTCGACGAGCCGGTCAACCCGATGGTCGGGAACAGACAGGCGTTCCTCCAGGACCTCATCGACCGCGACGACGCGCGACACCACGACACCCGCGTGTACGTCGTCGGCGGCGAGGTCGTCGCCGCGATGAACCGCTACGCGCCGGAGGGAGACTGGCGGACCAACGTCGCGCTCGGCGGCGACGTGGAGGACGCGACCGAGACCCTCGACGAGGAGGTCCGGGAGATGGCGCTCGACGCGACCGAGACGATCGGCCTCGACTACGCCGGCGTCGACCTCGTCCAGGGGTACGACGGGTGGTACGTACTGGAGGTCAACCCCACCGCCGGGTTCAAGGGGCTGTTCAAGGCGAGCGGCCGCTCGCCGGCTCCCCACATCGCTCGGCTGGCGATCGAGCGCGGCGGCGGCGCCGTCGACGACGACAGCGTCGCCGAGCTGTCGGCGGTGCTCGACGACTCGACGCCGTCGTGCATGCCGCCGCAGCGCCGGATCAACGACGGCCAGACCACGCTCATCGGCTACATCGAGGAGGTCCACGTGGCCGGCACGCAGGGGTCGACCCAGGCGTTCGCCAAGTCCGACACCGGCGCGACGCGCTCGTCGATCGACACGAAGCTCGCCGCCGAGATCGGTGCCGGCCCGATCAAGAGCATGACCCGGATCAAGTCCGGCTCCGTGAAGTCGGGAAAGGCCCGCCCGGTCGTCGACCTCGTCGTCGGCATCGGCGGCGAGCAGCACACCGTCACGGCTAGCGTGGAGGACCGCTCGCACATGGAGTACCCCGTGCTCCTCGGACGCGACATCCTCCAGCATTACCGCGTCGACGTGCAGCGCCGCGCCGACGAGGGTCGTGACCCCGAGAGCGACGAGGAAGAAGAAGAGGGAAGCGAGGAGTAG
- a CDS encoding DUF7351 domain-containing protein — MTDRSTERAVDAFSFLGDDLRLSILRVLADHEERAGPRTDPMAYSDLRRAVGEPDSGKFGYHLGKLVGRFVEKTPGGYRLLEPGRETVRLLERGIVDGDADLEAEPVDARCPRCGGDVHVIYADHHLFTCCSACEGLFGAGECPAGTITGIVLPPTVVEQLDPTPLFRRAHRVFERRLRPMVDGVCLECGGVVDGRLRQCLDHDRDGICPDCHAAYPVLAEVVCETCGRGRVTHPLFGNPGADGIDARPEQRSEPAERIAAGEAAWRRFGGFLAWSASPREDGTVAFEPPDGGSSVVVAPDLRVVE; from the coding sequence GTGACCGATCGTTCGACGGAACGCGCGGTCGACGCGTTCTCCTTTCTCGGCGACGACCTCCGGCTGTCGATACTCCGCGTGCTCGCCGACCACGAGGAGCGTGCTGGTCCCCGGACCGACCCGATGGCCTACAGCGACCTGCGCCGCGCCGTCGGGGAGCCCGACAGCGGGAAGTTCGGCTACCACCTCGGGAAGCTGGTCGGCCGGTTCGTCGAGAAGACCCCGGGCGGCTACCGGCTGCTCGAACCGGGCCGCGAGACGGTTCGGCTGCTGGAGCGCGGCATCGTCGACGGCGACGCCGACCTCGAGGCCGAGCCGGTCGACGCGCGGTGTCCCCGCTGCGGCGGCGACGTGCACGTGATCTACGCCGACCACCACCTGTTCACCTGCTGTTCGGCCTGCGAGGGGCTCTTCGGCGCCGGAGAGTGCCCCGCGGGGACGATCACGGGGATCGTCCTTCCGCCGACGGTCGTCGAACAGCTCGATCCGACCCCGCTGTTCCGGCGGGCACACCGAGTGTTCGAACGCCGGCTGCGACCCATGGTCGACGGCGTCTGTCTGGAGTGCGGGGGCGTCGTCGACGGTCGACTCAGGCAGTGTCTCGACCACGATCGCGACGGGATCTGTCCCGACTGTCACGCCGCGTATCCCGTCCTCGCGGAGGTCGTCTGCGAGACGTGCGGCAGGGGGCGCGTGACCCACCCGCTGTTCGGGAACCCCGGAGCCGACGGGATCGACGCCCGTCCCGAGCAGCGGAGTGAACCCGCCGAACGGATCGCCGCCGGCGAGGCCGCTTGGCGGCGGTTCGGCGGGTTCCTCGCGTGGTCTGCCTCCCCGCGGGAGGACGGGACCGTCGCCTTCGAGCCGCCGGACGGAGGGAGCAGCGTCGTCGTCGCTCCCGACCTGCGCGTCGTCGAGTGA
- a CDS encoding archaellin/type IV pilin N-terminal domain-containing protein, whose protein sequence is MFEFITDEEERGQVGIGTLIVFIAMVLVAAIAAGVLINTAGFLQSKSQETGQQSSKQVSDRVQEVATVGNVTDAGKIDLVNVTVTQAPGAGEIDIQNATVSWIGSSGTYQLTSTTSNYSDGGAPSGDEFSYVAVKDADNSDNVLNDADDRLNLVFDVSEFTGGDELTEGDEVTIKINTMAGATTSIRFTVPESLGQKSAVEL, encoded by the coding sequence ATGTTCGAATTCATCACGGACGAGGAAGAGCGCGGGCAGGTCGGGATCGGGACGCTCATCGTGTTCATCGCGATGGTGCTGGTGGCGGCGATCGCCGCCGGCGTCCTGATCAACACCGCCGGCTTCCTCCAGAGCAAGTCGCAGGAAACGGGTCAACAGAGCAGTAAGCAGGTCAGCGACCGCGTGCAGGAGGTCGCCACCGTCGGGAACGTGACCGACGCCGGCAAGATCGATCTCGTGAACGTGACGGTGACGCAGGCACCCGGCGCCGGCGAGATAGATATCCAGAACGCGACGGTGTCGTGGATCGGCTCCAGCGGGACCTACCAGCTGACGTCGACGACCTCGAACTACAGCGACGGGGGTGCTCCCAGCGGCGACGAGTTCTCCTACGTCGCGGTGAAGGACGCCGACAACTCCGATAACGTCCTCAACGACGCCGACGACCGCCTGAACCTCGTGTTCGACGTGAGCGAGTTCACCGGCGGCGACGAACTCACCGAGGGCGACGAAGTGACGATCAAGATCAACACGATGGCCGGCGCGACGACGAGCATCCGTTTCACGGTGCCCGAGTCGCTCGGACAGAAGAGCGCGGTCGAGCTGTAA